One Nostoc punctiforme PCC 73102 DNA window includes the following coding sequences:
- the crtW gene encoding beta-carotene ketolase CrtW, translating into MNFCDKPVSYYVAIEQLSAKEDTVWGLVIVIVIISLWVASLAFLLAINYAKVPIWLIPIAIVWQMFLYTGLFITAHDAMHGSVYRKNPKINNFIGSLAVALYAVFPYQQMLKNHCLHHRHPASEVDPDFHDGKRTNAIFWYLHFMIEYSSWQQLIVLTILFNLAKYVLHIHQINLILFWSIPPILSSIQLFYFGTFLPHREPKKGYVYPHCSQTIKLPTFLSFIACYHFGYHEEHHEYPHVPWWQLPSVYKQRVFNNSVTNS; encoded by the coding sequence TTGAATTTTTGTGATAAACCAGTTAGCTATTATGTTGCAATAGAGCAATTAAGTGCTAAAGAAGATACTGTTTGGGGGCTGGTGATTGTCATAGTAATTATTAGTCTTTGGGTAGCTAGTTTGGCTTTTTTACTAGCTATTAATTATGCCAAAGTCCCAATTTGGTTGATACCTATTGCAATAGTTTGGCAAATGTTCCTTTATACAGGGCTATTTATTACTGCACATGATGCTATGCATGGGTCAGTTTATCGTAAAAATCCCAAAATTAATAATTTTATCGGTTCACTAGCTGTAGCGCTTTACGCTGTGTTTCCATATCAACAGATGTTAAAGAATCATTGCTTACATCATCGTCATCCTGCTAGCGAAGTTGACCCAGATTTTCATGATGGTAAGAGAACAAACGCTATTTTCTGGTATCTCCATTTCATGATAGAATACTCCAGTTGGCAACAGTTAATAGTACTAACTATCCTATTTAATTTAGCTAAATACGTTTTGCACATCCATCAAATAAATCTCATCTTATTTTGGAGTATTCCTCCAATTTTAAGTTCCATTCAACTGTTTTATTTCGGAACATTTTTGCCTCATCGAGAACCCAAGAAAGGATATGTTTATCCCCATTGCAGCCAAACAATAAAATTGCCAACTTTTTTGTCATTTATCGCTTGCTACCACTTTGGTTATCATGAAGAACATCATGAGTATCCCCATGTACCTTGGTGGCAACTTCCATCTGTATATAAGCAGAGAGTATTCAACAATTCAGTAACCAATTCGTAA
- the infC gene encoding translation initiation factor IF-3, which yields MIDHENNNRGLTNTNEALELAESLELDLVLVSEGKDVPVAKILNYGKLQYQKKKRQAQSARPVVKEVRFGLNIGVADYKLRIDQAISWLGKGDSVKFAVRLRGREHQYREQAGELLDRVVTDLKSVGKVQSLDKRSLIALIIPA from the coding sequence TTGATTGACCATGAGAATAACAATCGTGGTTTGACCAATACCAATGAAGCGTTAGAGCTAGCCGAAAGCCTAGAGTTAGACCTAGTTTTAGTGTCTGAAGGAAAAGACGTTCCAGTTGCAAAGATTCTGAATTATGGCAAGCTTCAGTATCAAAAGAAAAAGCGTCAGGCACAGAGTGCTAGGCCAGTAGTGAAGGAAGTTCGGTTCGGTTTAAATATAGGTGTAGCTGATTACAAGTTACGCATTGATCAAGCAATTAGCTGGTTGGGTAAAGGTGATTCAGTAAAGTTTGCTGTTCGTTTACGAGGTCGAGAACATCAATATCGTGAGCAAGCTGGAGAACTATTAGACCGGGTTGTAACCGATCTGAAGTCTGTAGGTAAAGTTCAATCACTTGATAAGCGTTCACTAATTGCTTTAATTATTCCTGCGTAG
- a CDS encoding damage-control phosphatase ARMT1 family protein — MVNSYKVPKLPLPASLLGSEVGSFAEFTVTQRMPAIARRVIVENNFSPEINTRLERLATELPTGYLQPLLNDTVADFPAWNKYLEAYKDQRWIDVPWFFAETYFYRLILEITDYFRSSIWQPIDPFQLQKSQGLEASLDSTILLCTQLNKWLEDSEVDVPSNYRALIALLYFALWGNRVDLSLWSAFEDDRSRFDIQNQLAHILVNDAFQINELLTLSQGDRIDFVLDNAGFELVCDLCLVDLLLSSNLVNQVYLHLKPHPTFVSDAMIKDVHETTSFLAATSHEQVTSFAQRLEEHIASRHLVLSEDYFWTSPLAFWEIPNSLNNELTNASLIIVKGDANYRRLLGDRHWDITTSFADIVCYFPAPIVALRTLKSEVAVGLKSEVVEKVAKSDHSWLTNGQWGVIQFVP, encoded by the coding sequence ATGGTCAATTCATATAAAGTTCCGAAATTACCACTGCCAGCATCACTTTTAGGTTCAGAAGTCGGTTCTTTTGCTGAGTTCACAGTCACTCAAAGAATGCCTGCAATTGCCCGTCGAGTTATCGTTGAAAATAATTTTTCACCAGAAATTAATACAAGATTAGAAAGGCTTGCTACAGAACTGCCGACAGGATATTTACAACCTCTGTTGAATGATACTGTTGCAGATTTTCCCGCTTGGAATAAATATCTAGAAGCTTACAAGGATCAGCGTTGGATAGACGTTCCCTGGTTTTTTGCAGAAACTTATTTTTATCGGTTAATTCTAGAAATTACTGATTACTTCCGCTCTAGTATATGGCAACCTATCGATCCATTTCAATTGCAAAAATCTCAGGGTTTAGAAGCGTCTCTTGACTCGACTATTCTTCTATGTACTCAGCTGAATAAATGGTTGGAAGATTCTGAAGTTGATGTTCCATCAAACTATAGAGCTTTAATTGCACTCTTATATTTTGCTTTGTGGGGAAATCGAGTTGACTTGAGTTTATGGTCAGCATTTGAGGACGACCGGAGCCGTTTTGATATTCAAAATCAACTAGCTCATATCTTAGTAAATGATGCCTTCCAAATTAATGAATTATTAACTCTTTCTCAAGGAGATCGCATTGATTTTGTTTTAGACAATGCTGGTTTTGAACTTGTCTGTGACTTATGCTTAGTAGATTTATTATTAAGTAGCAACTTAGTTAATCAAGTTTACCTGCACCTGAAACCCCATCCTACTTTCGTTTCTGATGCCATGATTAAGGATGTACATGAGACAACAAGTTTTTTAGCCGCTACTAGTCATGAACAAGTAACATCTTTTGCTCAAAGGTTGGAGGAGCATATTGCATCAAGGCATTTAGTGTTGTCTGAAGATTACTTTTGGACATCACCTTTAGCATTTTGGGAAATACCCAACTCCCTCAATAATGAGTTAACTAATGCCAGTTTAATTATAGTCAAAGGAGATGCAAATTATCGTCGGTTATTAGGCGATCGCCATTGGGATATTACTACTAGCTTTGCAGATATAGTCTGCTATTTTCCTGCACCAATAGTAGCATTACGCACCCTGAAGTCGGAAGTAGCAGTAGGTTTAAAATCTGAGGTTGTTGAGAAAGTAGCAAAATCTGACCATTCTTGGTTGACCAATGGACAATGGGGTGTCATTCAGTTCGTGCCTTAG
- a CDS encoding acyl-CoA dehydrogenase family protein yields MSQLEQALPDTFVTKSLETPPNIFDQVEALAKDFATRAGAHDKEGSFPFENFTALHEAKLLSLTIPRELGGEGLGLSTICRVIEGIARGDASTALVLTMHYLQHANAARSRRWHPEVYKRLCRESIEGIALINAARVEPELGTPARGGLPATIAEHTTEGWRLTGHKQYTTGSPILSYFVVWARTTEDEPQVGNFLVPRDLPGLQIVETWDHLGMRATGSHDLILENVLIPLEYALNLSPISAAPSLDPLISTWGSLTVSALYLGVATSARDWLVKYLWERSPSNLKEPLATLPRFQTAVGEIEVLLFANNRLIYSLAEDIDRGEYDPNVGLQAQAVKYLTTTNSIRAVEIALELTGNPGMLKRNPLERHYRDVLCSRIHTPQNDVICQSLGKSALKVK; encoded by the coding sequence ATGTCACAGTTAGAGCAAGCACTGCCAGACACCTTTGTAACCAAAAGCTTAGAAACTCCTCCCAATATTTTCGACCAGGTTGAGGCTCTAGCTAAAGACTTTGCCACCCGTGCAGGCGCACACGATAAAGAGGGTTCCTTTCCCTTCGAGAATTTTACAGCTTTGCATGAGGCAAAATTACTCAGCCTCACCATTCCCCGTGAATTAGGTGGTGAGGGTTTAGGGCTATCAACTATCTGCCGAGTCATTGAAGGGATAGCGCGTGGCGATGCTTCAACCGCGCTAGTACTGACGATGCACTATCTTCAACATGCCAATGCGGCCCGTAGCCGTCGCTGGCATCCAGAAGTATATAAACGGTTGTGTCGTGAATCCATTGAAGGTATTGCCCTGATCAATGCGGCCCGTGTTGAACCAGAGTTAGGAACGCCAGCTAGAGGCGGATTACCTGCCACAATTGCCGAACATACAACAGAGGGTTGGCGTTTAACAGGCCACAAGCAATACACTACGGGTAGTCCCATCCTCAGTTACTTTGTTGTTTGGGCACGGACAACTGAAGATGAACCGCAAGTTGGCAATTTTTTGGTTCCGCGCGATTTGCCCGGTTTGCAAATTGTCGAAACCTGGGATCACTTGGGGATGAGAGCTACAGGTAGCCACGATTTGATTTTGGAGAATGTATTAATTCCCTTAGAGTACGCCCTGAATCTCAGTCCCATATCTGCTGCACCATCACTTGATCCACTGATTTCCACTTGGGGCAGTTTGACAGTGAGTGCTTTATATCTCGGTGTGGCTACCAGTGCGCGAGACTGGCTGGTTAAATATCTTTGGGAGCGATCGCCTTCTAATCTCAAAGAACCACTGGCAACTCTGCCACGCTTCCAAACTGCCGTGGGTGAAATAGAAGTACTGCTATTTGCTAACAATAGATTAATTTATAGTTTGGCTGAAGATATCGATCGGGGCGAGTACGATCCTAACGTAGGATTACAGGCACAAGCTGTTAAATACCTTACTACAACTAACTCGATTCGTGCTGTGGAGATTGCCTTAGAACTAACTGGTAATCCTGGTATGTTAAAAAGGAATCCTTTAGAGCGACACTACCGTGACGTTCTGTGCAGCCGTATCCATACACCACAAAATGACGTTATTTGTCAGTCATTAGGTAAGTCGGCACTGAAAGTCAAGTAA
- a CDS encoding helix-turn-helix domain-containing protein: MLPLAGMGMQYEPIRLCGACYGENPCDHKTYGQKLQEAAEKLGVSLQTVQRLVKTGNKII, encoded by the coding sequence ATGCTTCCACTTGCTGGGATGGGAATGCAGTATGAACCCATTCGGTTATGTGGAGCTTGTTATGGCGAAAATCCCTGCGATCACAAAACTTATGGACAAAAGTTGCAAGAAGCAGCAGAGAAACTAGGTGTATCGTTGCAAACGGTACAAAGGTTAGTAAAAACTGGGAACAAGATTATTTAG
- the queF gene encoding preQ(1) synthase: MTTDKLPESVSQTTQEMKYGERDIAEGKLITFPNPRVGRRYDINITLPEFTCKCPFSGYPDFATIYVTYIPDERVVELKALKLYINSYRDRYISHEESANQILDDFVAACDPLEATVKADFTPRGNVHTVVEVRHHKYPS, translated from the coding sequence ATGACAACTGACAAATTACCTGAAAGTGTGTCTCAGACAACCCAAGAAATGAAGTATGGTGAACGCGATATTGCGGAAGGTAAATTAATTACCTTTCCAAATCCGCGTGTGGGGAGACGATATGACATTAATATTACTTTGCCGGAATTTACTTGTAAATGTCCGTTTTCCGGCTATCCTGACTTTGCGACAATTTACGTTACATATATACCTGATGAACGGGTAGTAGAATTGAAGGCGCTTAAACTTTACATTAACAGTTACCGCGATCGCTATATTTCCCACGAAGAATCTGCCAACCAAATTTTGGATGACTTTGTGGCTGCTTGTGACCCGTTAGAAGCCACTGTGAAAGCAGATTTTACGCCTCGTGGCAATGTACATACTGTGGTTGAAGTGCGTCATCACAAGTACCCATCATAA